The Streptomyces sp. P9-A4 genome contains a region encoding:
- the crgA gene encoding cell division protein CrgA: MPKSRIRKKADFTPPPAKQATNIKLTNRSWVAPVMLALFAIGLVWIVIFYVTDGSMPVESIRNWNIVVGFGFIAAGFGVSTQWK; this comes from the coding sequence GTGCCGAAGTCACGGATCCGCAAGAAGGCCGACTTCACGCCCCCGCCCGCGAAGCAGGCGACCAACATCAAGCTGACCAACCGCAGCTGGGTGGCGCCTGTGATGCTGGCGCTGTTCGCCATTGGTCTGGTGTGGATCGTGATCTTCTACGTCACCGACGGTTCGATGCCGGTCGAGTCGATCCGGAACTGGAACATCGTGGTGGGCTTCGGCTTCATCGCGGCCGGCTTCGGCGTCTCCACGCAGTGGAAGTAG
- a CDS encoding rhomboid family intramembrane serine protease codes for MDPRPSTDPQAGPSHCYRHPEAETGIRCTRCDKPICTRCMVSASVGFQCPDCVRKGSGTGHAPDANQPRTLAGGRVTGDGRFVTKILIGINLAVYLAVLIVGDRLVDELVLIGYAYSPPLGEVVGVADGEWYRLLTSTVLHQEVWHILFNVLGLWVIGGIVEPELGRIRYAALCLLSGLSGSVLVYLVAEPNQPSLGASGVVYGLVGAWVVLARRRRHDMRPVVLFVALSLLMTFTRPGISWEAHVGGLVAGVLVTYALVHAPRARRDLVQYGALGLLLLVDVGSVLARTAALT; via the coding sequence ATGGACCCGCGACCTTCCACGGACCCGCAGGCCGGTCCGTCCCACTGCTACCGCCACCCCGAGGCCGAGACCGGCATCCGCTGCACCCGCTGCGACAAGCCGATCTGCACCCGGTGCATGGTCTCCGCCTCCGTCGGCTTCCAGTGCCCCGACTGCGTGCGCAAGGGCTCAGGGACCGGCCACGCCCCCGACGCCAACCAGCCGAGGACACTCGCCGGCGGCCGGGTGACGGGGGACGGCCGCTTCGTCACCAAGATCCTCATCGGGATCAACCTCGCCGTCTACCTCGCGGTGCTGATCGTCGGCGACCGGCTCGTCGACGAGCTGGTGCTCATCGGGTACGCCTACAGCCCGCCGCTCGGCGAGGTCGTCGGCGTCGCGGACGGCGAGTGGTACCGGCTGCTGACCTCGACCGTCCTCCACCAGGAGGTCTGGCACATCCTCTTCAACGTGCTGGGCCTGTGGGTGATCGGCGGGATCGTCGAACCGGAGCTGGGGCGGATCCGGTACGCGGCCCTCTGTCTGCTCTCCGGGCTCTCCGGGTCCGTGCTCGTCTACCTCGTGGCCGAGCCGAACCAGCCCTCGCTGGGCGCCTCGGGCGTCGTCTACGGACTGGTCGGGGCCTGGGTGGTGCTGGCCCGCCGGCGCCGTCACGACATGCGGCCGGTGGTCCTCTTCGTGGCCCTGTCGCTGCTCATGACATTCACCCGTCCGGGGATCTCCTGGGAGGCCCATGTCGGCGGTCTGGTCGCGGGCGTCCTGGTGACGTACGCGCTCGTGCACGCGCCCCGGGCCCGTCGGGACCTCGTGCAGTACGGGGCCCTCGGTCTGCTGCTGCTCGTGGACGTGGGGAGCGTACTGGCCCGCACGGCGGCGCTCACCTGA
- a CDS encoding peptidylprolyl isomerase — MAEQLYAILKTSLGDIEVRLMPFHAPKTVRNFVELAAGEREWTHPATGTVSSDPLYDGTVFHRVIKGFMIQGGDPLGDGTGDPGYAFADEFHPELFFDRPYLLAMANAGPGTNGSQFFVTVAPATWLNRKHTIFGEVVDKESRKVVDAIAAVATDPHTERPVQDVVVGTVVIEKR, encoded by the coding sequence GTGGCCGAGCAGCTGTACGCGATCCTCAAGACCAGCCTGGGTGACATCGAGGTGCGGCTGATGCCGTTCCACGCCCCGAAGACGGTGCGGAACTTCGTCGAGCTCGCCGCCGGCGAGCGCGAGTGGACCCACCCCGCGACCGGCACGGTCTCCTCGGACCCGCTGTACGACGGCACGGTCTTCCACCGGGTCATCAAGGGCTTCATGATCCAGGGCGGCGACCCGCTCGGGGACGGCACCGGCGACCCCGGTTACGCGTTCGCCGACGAGTTCCACCCGGAGCTGTTCTTCGACCGCCCCTATCTGCTCGCCATGGCCAACGCAGGGCCGGGCACCAACGGCTCCCAGTTCTTCGTCACCGTCGCCCCCGCGACCTGGCTGAACCGCAAGCACACCATCTTCGGCGAGGTCGTGGACAAGGAGAGCCGCAAGGTCGTCGACGCCATCGCGGCCGTCGCCACCGACCCGCACACCGAGCGGCCGGTGCAGGACGTGGTCGTCGGCACCGTGGTGATCGAGAAGCGCTGA
- a CDS encoding DUF5324 family protein yields MTSLDSVRAATDSAKESVLHAADVVAPYAGTAKDQASRYAHEARVLIAPKVSKAALLAREQARAQYDSYVAPYVPPRVDAAAHRAAVKTRRAARQAADYTVPRVEQAVAATGPVIEEAGARSIAAWAALRGQVTPEEIQKIVKRHERRARAGRLAKGLLVLGILAGGAFAAWKWWDSQANPDWLVEPPAPTEVDEETVPPSVDDSGASLDPEVEAKETEAEAAAAAEAAERDKRG; encoded by the coding sequence GTGACCAGCTTGGACAGCGTGCGCGCCGCGACAGATTCGGCGAAGGAGAGCGTTCTGCACGCCGCGGACGTGGTGGCGCCGTACGCCGGCACGGCCAAGGACCAGGCCTCGCGCTACGCGCACGAGGCGCGCGTGCTGATCGCGCCGAAGGTCTCGAAGGCCGCGCTGCTGGCCCGGGAGCAGGCTCGTGCGCAGTACGACTCGTATGTCGCACCGTATGTTCCGCCGCGGGTCGACGCGGCCGCACACCGTGCGGCGGTCAAGACCCGCCGGGCCGCCCGTCAGGCAGCCGACTACACCGTTCCCCGGGTCGAGCAGGCGGTCGCCGCGACCGGGCCGGTCATCGAGGAGGCCGGGGCGCGATCCATCGCCGCCTGGGCCGCGCTGCGCGGTCAGGTGACACCGGAGGAGATCCAGAAGATCGTGAAGAGGCACGAGCGTCGGGCCAGGGCCGGACGCCTCGCCAAGGGCCTGTTGGTCCTGGGCATTCTCGCCGGCGGCGCGTTCGCCGCCTGGAAGTGGTGGGACAGTCAGGCCAATCCCGACTGGCTCGTCGAACCGCCCGCTCCCACCGAGGTGGACGAGGAGACCGTCCCGCCGTCCGTCGACGACAGTGGCGCTTCCCTCGACCCGGAGGTGGAGGCCAAGGAGACCGAAGCCGAAGCCGCGGCCGCAGCCGAAGCGGCCGAACGCGACAAGCGCGGCTGA